Within Equus przewalskii isolate Varuska chromosome 9, EquPr2, whole genome shotgun sequence, the genomic segment CCTTATGtgctactggtgggaatgcaaactggtgcagccactatggaaaacagcacggagatttatcaaaatattaaaaatagaaataccatatgacccagccatcccactactgggtatctatccagagaacttgaaatcaacgatccaaagagatttatgcacccctatgttcattgcagtattattcacaataggcaagatgtggaagcaacccaagtgcccttctacggatgaatggataatgaagatgtggtatatacatacaatgaaatatgctcagccataaaagagacgaaactgtcccatttgcaacaacatggatagaccttgacggtatgatgttaagcgaaataagccagacagagaaagacaaatactacatgatttcactcatatgtggaagataaacaaacacatggacaacgagacagatttgtggttaccagaggggaaggggtttaggggtgggtgaaaggggttaATGGGTACATAAGTACGGCAACAGACAAAAAGTAGACTTCTGgaggtgagcacaatgaagtctattcagaaattgataaataataatgtacaccggaaactacacaatgttatagaccattatgacctcaataaaattactggaaaaaaaaatttcatgaaactccaaaaaaaaaaaaaaccctcagaaaatCAGTATTGAGAAGAGTGAACCATTAAATTTTCACTAGTCAATTGGTAGCACAGATTCTCTAGTAAATTAGCAGCTACATGAGATATTCTTTTTAtgcatccatctccagaattagGTGACAGATGCACCCGGCAAGAAAATACCAATGCACGGGAAGAAGGTGTGGCCTGGCGAGCAGAAGTTCTGTAGCAGCAGAAAGTAGCAGATGGAGAACAGAGAGCagcaaaaaacagaagaaaatggaaaaggaagctcaggaggaaggaaaaaggaacaatCGAAACTGACCTGAAACTTTCATAAAGCGTCCTCAAAACGTCCTAGCGCCAGTGGGAGGAATCTGAGCTCCACACCCAAACAACATTTGTGTGTATTTAAGAGTGTTTTCAGAATGCAAACCTTGATTTTCATGCACTCATCGGGCCACCCAGCATTCCCCCAAAGTACCTTGAACTCTTAGGGATCGCGACTCAGAAGAACAAAGGACTTACAAGACAATATGTTTTTCAACATGCTGCAAATATAAGACAATTGTTTGCAGAAGAGATATTATCCCAAGTGGAACATGCCGGTACCTCTTCAAGCTGGTGTTTCTAGCTTATGAAATGGGTTCAAAAAATTTTATGGTGGGTAAATCCACTGGCATCTGTTATGCTTTCCTTCAATGTGcgtaatgataaaataaataattttaaatactttttgtttCCATGATTATGGAGAGACCTAAGGGACTGCATGGGACATAGGGAAGGACTCCGATACCTAGTAGGAATCGGTGGGCGGGGCCGGTGGAGAGATGGCAGGGCTGGAGGCGGCCGCAGGAGGCTGGGCCTGCAGatggggacaggagaggggcGGGGCCTCAGCGTCTAGTGGAGCGAGAGGGCGGGGCCCGGGAGATGGGGCTCTGGTTGAGGTCAGCTGGCGTTTATGGGGGTGGGTAGTGGAAAATTGGGAAGGGTTTCCGGGGCGCTGGGGGAAACCTCAGGAAGAAGGGTCCAATGCAAGGGGGTGCTAGGATGTAGAGAAGTGACAGGTTCCTTTTGGGGGCTCTGTGGGGCTCCGAGAGGGGCGCAGCCTGAGAGACGGTGTCTATGAGGGTGGTGTGCAAGGGCGCGAATGGCTAGGAGATGATGGGGGGCTGGACCTGAAGGTTCGGAGACGGTTCGATCCAGGAAGGGGCTTGGGATACGAGTGTCCTGGCCGGCGGGAAACCGACAGTGCGTCCTGGGCTGCAGGAGACGGACTCCGCCGGTGGGACCGCCCGCGGATCGGGCCTCGTCGTCCCGGGAGCGCTCCACGTCGCGTGGCCGCGGCGCCGCCCGCTCGTCCTCCCGAGAGAGCGGCCGCGGAGGCCGGGGTCGAGGCCGCCCTGCCCGCCCCTCGCCCTCGCCCACAGGTGTGTGCCGGGCGCCCGTGGGAGGGGGTGGAACGGACTAGAACACAGAGGAGCCGTCCCGTAACCccgcctcctcttctctccacccccgccccgcccccgtccTAGGTGGTCGCGTGCCCCGTTTCGACCCCACAGCCTTTGTGAAAGCcaaggagaagaagcagagagagatcaAGATGAAGCTAGCGCGCATTTCCCCTCTCCTGCCCATACCCCGCCCCTTTGCCTGGTCCCCTGACCTGTGCCCTCATCTATCCCGGTCTCCATCACCTGTCTCCATCACCTGTCGCCTGCTccatctctccccttcccctagcGGCTCCCTCTTCTCACCTGACACCCCCCTGGCACGGTCTGTGACTCCGCATGCTTTCTCCCTACTTAGGCCACGTGACCTCAGGTGGGTCAGCGGCCTTGGCTGTGGTCCCCGGGGGCGCAGCGCCGCCCTTCCCCATATTGCTTGGGCGCACAGGCGGGCGTCTCCTTCCCGctccccaggcagcagcagcGGAACCGACTGGGCAGCGGAGGAAGCGGGGACGGCCCGTCCATCTCCTGGTCTCGCCAGACTCGGGCCCCCGCCGCCGTGAGCGGCCGAGGGGACGCGGCCACCCGCTCGCGGAACCGCCCCTCCTCGGGTAACGGGGCGGAGcgcggccggcgggcgggcggggcggcgggcggggcggagGCTGAGCGCGTCCTTCTCCCCCTAGTGGACAGTGTGCGCAGCCGCGGCTCGTCCGCCAGCTCCTGCAGCGAGTTGGAGGATTTCTCGGAATCGCTGCCTAGAGGGTAAAACTCGGGCTGGGGACCGACCGCCTCCAGCGGGTGTCTGCGGAGACTGGAAACAGTCTTCTGCGGGGAAACTGGGTGCTGGAGCCTTGAAACGACGGAGGGCGGGGTGGGAGGGCCCAAAGACCCCCAATGGTCCctgattcctccctcccccagcgcTGGCCGCCGCGGGAAGCCGCCCAGCCCCACCACCTGGAGCGGGTCCAGCAGGGTGCGTGTCCTTCTCgggccctggaggaggtggggcggCATGACACCACCGGAAGCCAGGTCGGGGGGATGCTGGGGGCAGAGGACGCTGGTCAGAGCACCTGCTCTGGCCTCGAATTGCCGGATCTCAAACCTGGCTCCCCATCCTGTCACGTCTGACTCACGGTAGTTACTTAGCTCTCCGTGCCTCGGTTTCTTTATCGGTGAAGTGGGCTTGGTTAGACTATTCACGTCAAGGGTTCTGGGGCAGATGCGAGGAGGTCATTTTGCACAGAGGAAGTGCCCCTTAGGTGTCAGCCTTCATTTTTTCTGAGGTCTTTAGGTTCAGAATTTCCGGTAGGATGTAGGGGGCAGGAATAGAGGGAGGGTGCCTCACCCCCTCGTGCCTCCCCCAGCAGCAGAAGGCCACGCCCCTGGAACGCGGCCGCCATCAGAGACGCCTGGCCCATTCGGGGGGCTGGGTCCCCATCAAAGGTGAGCctgggcctcctcctcccccccacctgccccagggctggctgggatgGCGCCCAGGGCGCTGGTTGGCCGCGAGCTCCCGGGGctcaggcccctcccagccccagcgcCCCCTGCTCTCGCAGACTACAGCTCGGACCACCAGGCGGCCGACATGGCCGAGATAGACGCCCGCCTGAAGGCCTTGCAGGAATACATGAGCCGGCTGAACACGCGGTCGTGACCGGGTAGGGGAGCCGGCCTCTGCATCTCCATCCCCCGGGAGAcggcgtgggggcggggcctgcgtcCTTCCggccccgcccaggccccgcccgTCCGCTCCGGGTCTCAGACTGGAGGCCCtgaccccgccccctccccctgcgTTGCctgctgggggggaggggtaggtgcattttgtaaataaactctCCTTTGGGATCCCTCAGCTTATGACTAAGGGTGGCGGAGGAGAGGGAGGTGTGGGGAATGGGTGCGGGTGGCATTGGGACCTGTGTGTGTTTCTGGGCCCGTCTGTGCCTGGGAGGCAGCTTGGGGTTCAGGCTCAGGAAGAACTCCCGACCTCCCTAAAGCAATGAGAGTGGGGAGCAATGGTAGTGAGCAGCCCGTCCCCAAAGGAGTCCATGCAGAGAGGCACAGACGTCGTTGGCTGTGTGGTGGAGAGGAGGTGTTTGCAGCAGGGTTCATTGCCCCAGGGGACCCCGACCTGCTGTGAGTGACTCGTGGGTCGACTTGGTGCTGATTTCTGCCCTCTGCCCGGAAACCTCTGGGTTCTGAGCTGTGACGTGGCTTCTGAGCTGGGATCTCGGGGGTCTTGGTTCAGGGTTTGGGTCTCTGGGTTCTGGGCACCAGGGAGGACAgagtgctgggagctgggggagtgGTTGGGTcatgagggaggcagagaggaagggaggcaggtggCAGGACACAGGGTCACAGTGAGTGCATCTTTattggagggggaggcagggggttTCTGACTGGAGTGGGCAGGCAGGGCCTCAGTATCGGTAGTGTGGCCAAGTCTGGATGATTTCATAGAGCCGGTCACCTGGAGAGAGTGTGTCCTGCACGTCCCGGTGTCCTTTGACCTCATAGTTGGTCCTCAGGGCGCCCCGAGCCACGCCACAAGCCAGCAGACTCTGGGCTGCCCTGAGGGCTCGTTGCGGGGGTGCCCGatctggggaggcagaggcaggagtcaGGCTGGGCCCTGGACAAGCAGAGGTCCAGGGGGCAGTGGTTCCCATGGTGCCCTCCCAGCTGGCCCTCTGGGGCCCAGATCGGTCTCTGCCACTCCCTAGCCGTGgctccacctctctgtgcctcagtttcctcactgtgacAGGACAGAATCATGGCAGCTGGCCCCAGGGCTGTGGGACGATAACATGTCACTTTGTGCACAGAGGAAGCCCTCAGCAAGGGTCGGCTGTCAAGATCCTTGCTGAGCCTCCTTTCTCAGCTCCAGACCTCGGGCTCCTGCCCACAGGGCAGCGGCCATTCACCCTGTGCTCCTTCGGGGCCGTGGACGGACCCAAGACCCTGGTACAGATGACCGAATCCTCCCCAGGACCGCGGGCTGGAAACGGTCATGTCCAGAGGGGACAATGAGGCTCCGAAAAGCAGGTCACTAGCCCGAGGTCACAGAGCTTGTAGGTGGCAGAGCCTCTGAACCACCACCCACCACGCCCTGCGGTCCCCCAGGCCCATGTCCGCGCCTGTCCCGACGGCTGGACAGTCACTTACCCATGTAGTTACCCATGAAGCTGATGCCGATGGACTTGGAGTTCCAGCCTCCTCCTGCGTGGGCGCCCTGAGTGTCCCAGCCCCGGCCCTCATACACAAGCCCATCTTCTCCGATCAGGaagctgtggggtggggggttgaGGAGTGAGGAGGGGTTTCCTGGGGAAGGAGCCCCTGTCCCTCCTCCACTCAGCAACCCTGAGTCACTACTGCCTCTATTCTGCGGATGGAGAATCAGAGAGGTGCAGAGctgcccacggtcacacagcgGGTCaggggcagagtcaggattttcACCCAGGTCCCCGTGACTCCCACCCACACGGTCTGACTCcttgctctctcctgcctccctggagaATCTGTCCTGCTCTCGATGAGTCCTCACATGCGGTCCTCCGAGGCAGGCCCTGTGTCATCCCCACTTTAAGCTGAGGAAGCAGAGACGTAGGAAGAGAAGTGATTTGCCCGAGGTCACGCCCCGTGACCCCTGCCTCTCAGAACTCGCCAACAAGGAGCTCTTCCACCGTCACCCGAgccccttcctgcttcctgctccGTGCTGGAGTCCCCTGAGTGACGGGATCAGGGACTCAAGGGCTGGCACCACAAGCAGACCAGACCCTGGAGCCCCAGCATCCGCCTGTGAGCTTTCCAGTCCCAGCAGGCGATCCTTAAGACCCCTCGTCCCCCTGGTCTCGGTGGAGCGAGTCTGCCTGGCATGTGGATGAGCCAGAGGAGCAGCACGTGAGCCGCAGTGTCTGCTTCCCCAGCCCTCGGCCCCCAGGGTCCCCAGTGATGCACAGAATGTCGGAACTTTCCCCTCTGGGTCCTGAACCTGCCACTTCAGAAGCCAGACTCTCAGAATCTGGCTGTGAAGAGACTAGAAATGCCACAGTGATgtccccagccccgccccgcctcccccacccccccggaCTGGGTGGTCACCGCCCTGCTACAGCCGCAGCCCCTGGAAGGCATCTCTGCTCCCTGTGCATTTCTTCATGGAGGCATCTCCCCGAAACCTCAGCCCCACAGCAGGAGGCACGGTCAGGGGCTCAttgtacaggtgaggaaactgaggctcagagaggatgtgATGTGACGAGTGAGGGGATTCAGAACGTTAGAGTCAGACTCTTGAGTCCTAAAACCTGAGTGCTGACTTGTCTGCTTTTCTGTGACACGACTGAGGTCAGAGGCTGCGGCACAGGCTTGGCTCTGCTGACTTCATGAGGGCGCTCCTTCCACTGCTGGGCTCCCGTCCCTCCCGCCTTCCCAGTGCAGAGCCATGTCCTCCCCATGCCCCACTACGCCCTCTGACCCCTCCTCATGCTatcccttctcccagcctcctccagccatcctggcctctgtccctcagcctcagggcctttgccccgCTGTGCCCCCAGCTCACTGCACTCTTCCCTCAGCTCCCCCatcctcttcctttttattgtcacTCCTGTCACCCTGTGAATCCATCCGGTTGACTCTGCTTGTTTCTGCCTGCTGGTGTTGAAATCCCTTTGGGCTGCATTCCTACCGTTCGAGGCTGTGTCCCCATGCCAGCATCCGGCACTCGGCCTGACACATAGAAGGTGCCAATGGCAATAGTCCGTGCATCTGGGGCCCAGACTCTGTGCCAGGCGGTGTCCTAGGAGTCTTGCCCGCAGTGGCGGTTGGCGATCACGTGGGCACCATCCGCTGACTGTGCACAGGAGGAGGACACTGCAGCTCAGAGGCTGAGTGACCGGCCTGGGTCTCCGCCGTCAGCAGGGGAGCTGGGACAGGGACCCAGCCCCGCGCTCACCCAGCCTGCTGTCTGCCTCCCAGCACAGGCGCAGACAGTCTAACGGGACTCCAGGGTGGAGGGCACCTTGGTGCGTGTTGGCAAAGTCTGTCCTTCCCCGGGGAGCAGAGCTGGCCgtcagccccttcccctcctccagcatTTTCGTGCTGCCTGCACGTGCCCAGCCCTAGGCGGTGACCCCGGAGAAACGAAGCTGCCGGGGGCGTCAGCCCGGCGGCTCTAGAACGGGTCCCCCGTGTCTCCGGGGCCTGCACACCTTCCCCTCCTCCGGCCTCCCCTCCGCACTCACTTGTAGGCCACGTCGCACCAGCCCAGAGTCCCCTTGTGGTAGTTCTGCACGTTCTGGACCTGCTTCAGGCAGGAGTCCGGTGTGTCGCAGGGGCTGCCCGCCGTGTGTGACACCACCACGTAGCTCTTGGGCAGGCTTAGCTTCCGGTCGCAGTTGGACGCCAGGCCCCTCCACTCTCTCCGGGGCACGATGGGGCCACAGCAGTCCGAAGCTTTTTGAGCCGCTCCGTGTCTGAGGAGGGTGAACAGGGCCCAGGCGAGCAGAGCGCAGCGGAGAGACATGGCTGGCGGGGTGCACAGGGACGTCTAGGAGCTCGCGGTTGGCCAGGCCGCCTTTATATGCTGGGGCGGAGCGGCAGGAAAGGCCTTGCTTCACACCCTGGCAGGACTTCCCGGACAGGTCATAGTGGACCCAAGaatctgcttcctcctctggcaGGACCGCAAGCGGATGCGGTGTGGTTGGTCCAGGTGAGGTGGGGCGGGGGAGCCCACGACAAAGTCGGGTGCCCCTCATCCAGCCATCAGCGGGGGTGGGGTTGGTGCACACAGGCCCCTGGGCGCCCACCCTGCGGTTTCTGGCGGTTTCTGGCCGACCAGCGCCTGGATCCCTGCCCCCGGGCGGCCTCTGGCAACAGGAACCTCACAGCAGAGAAAGGGCCGGGCCTCATCTCCCTCCGCCCACGGGGACTGAGGTCACCAGAGTCCCGGTTTTAAACTCTCCTCCCAGGTCCCAACGCCATGTCCCTGACTCTTTGAGCAGACTGCAGAGCCGAGCCCTGGGAAGCCCGCTCCACGGTTGgggagcctgaggcccagagaggggacgtCGGTGCTGAGACATGGGAGATGGTGGCACCTGGTGGTCGGAGCCTGATTCAGGGCCGGGCTGCCTGGGACTGAATTCCGGCCCCATTCTAGGGTGTGAGCTGGGGCCAGTGACCTAACcaatctgtgcctcagtttccccactgcaAAATGGGAGGATAATGGAAAGTCCCTGACTCGCAGGTCGGTGTGGGATCAAATGGGCTGAAAGGGTGGAGCACTGAGACGTCGGCTCCTGCTGCCCCACAAGCGCCCCGGGACAGGGACTGAGACCTGCCCTTGGTGTGAGCCACGTGCTTTCCGTGGGGGCCACTGGCAGCTCCATTGTGCACAGGAGgggactgaggttcagagagggacaGCCATCTGCCCAGGGCCACTCAGGGGCTTGGGGTCAGCTGTTGGGGCAGAAGGCTTTCCtggggcccctgccctgcccgggcgttcctcctgcctcctcagcaTCTGGTGCGCTCAGGGCGGACGGCCCAGTttgttctccctcctttccttctgcttcagtggATTAAACAGATTACAAAAGTATCACGTGCCGGCTGTGAGTAGTCGAATCGACGGGAAACGTTAATCACCTGTGTCCACTCGGTCCAGCCCCGCCCCCTGAGGTCCCCGTGGAGGCCAGCGTGGGGTTTCCTTCCCCGGTATTCTCCGCGCGCAGGTGGATCACGCTCACACTCACGGTGTCATGGCACAGCGCAGCGGGCAGCTCCAGCACCTTCCGCGAGTCATCTCCTCACGAGCTCCCACAGGCCTGTGCGGGAGACGTGTCATTAACCTGCTCTTACCaccgaggaaactgaggcccgagggTTATCACACACGGGGAGAAGGTGGTGACGTCGGCTCAGCCACAGGCTTCCGGGCTCCAGAGATTAAGTTCTAAGCCATATTCTGCTTCCCACAAACACATGTAAGGgcac encodes:
- the LOC103545824 gene encoding peptidoglycan recognition protein 1-like; the protein is MSLRCALLAWALFTLLRHGAAQKASDCCGPIVPRREWRGLASNCDRKLSLPKSYVVVSHTAGSPCDTPDSCLKQVQNVQNYHKGTLGWCDVAYNFLIGEDGLVYEGRGWDTQGAHAGGGWNSKSIGISFMGNYMDRAPPQRALRAAQSLLACGVARGALRTNYEVKGHRDVQDTLSPGDRLYEIIQTWPHYRY